A genomic region of Podarcis raffonei isolate rPodRaf1 chromosome 13, rPodRaf1.pri, whole genome shotgun sequence contains the following coding sequences:
- the TMEM102 gene encoding transmembrane protein 102: MASLFGDPPNPKPAPAKPLTDLDFRSGARIEEINQLIQEYEARDPGVRDAPELHRAKDKVFSLLGQVQKSEGKLPPINRYLILSGGAQRGTVHTDPGTLHPLSAGGDYDADFTLLVPVLSAAGVPVTLDMKQSPPGHAQISLQPFGPETLNCWSDCCSGDEAHLSAELVCEWLSHSFPTDEDIRVERRGSVTSLIVRVGLRRVLYDILPVVAFKGWPEVAQSWLAQAHFWDGKMTDEEAAGSFYLIPSASFGAWRLAFSASELHLRRILPPPLLRALRAAMAMLGCDLRGGLGPYHLFTLALWSCERLPSSYLGRDENAAHALLGLLDDLSAGLAHRRLPSYFLPQWNLLEGLARPALEGLAREVAWVRADPCRFLRRAVEGAKEAKRLAKAFREQSASPAAP; this comes from the exons ATGGCGTCCCTTTTCGGGGACCCTCCCAACCCTAAGCCGGCCCCTGCCAAGCCTCTCACAGACCTGGATTTCCGTTCCGGGGCACGCATCGAAGAGATCAACCAGCTCATCCAAGAATACGAGGccagggacccaggcgtccgggacGCCCCGGAACTGCACCGTGCAAAGGATAAGGTTTTCTCCCTGCTGG GTCAGGTCCAGAAATCCGAGGGGAAACTTCCTCCCATCAACCGCTACTTGATTCTGTCCGGCGGAGCCCAGCGGGGCACCGTCCACACTGATCCTGGCACCCTTCACCCTCTTTCCGCCGGGGGCGACTATGACGCCGATTTCACCCTCCTGGTGCCCGTTCTGAGCGCCGCCGGGGTCCCCGTCACCTTGGACATGAAGCAGAGCCCCCCGGGCCACGCACAGATCAGCCTCCAGCCCTTTGGCCCCGAGACGCTGAACTGCTGGTCGGACTGTTGCTCGGGCGACGAGGCCCACCTGTCGGCCGAGCTGGTTTGCGAGTGGCTCTCGCACTCCTTCCCCACCGACGAGGACATACGGGTCGAGCGGCGCGGCTCCGTCACCTCCCTAATCGTCCGCGTCGGGCTTCGCCGCGTCCTCTACGACATCCTCCCGGTTGTGGCCTTCAAGGGCTGGCCGGAAGTTGCCCAGTCGTGGCTGGCACAAGCCCATTTCTGGGACGGCAAAATGACGGACGAAGAAGCGGCCGGCAGCTTTTACCTCATACCGTCCGCGTCCTTCGGTGCCTGGCGCCTGGCCTTTTCGGCCAGCGAGCTGCACCTCCGCCGGATCCTGCCCCCGCCCCTTCTCCGCGCCCTCCGGGCCGCCATGGCCATGCTGGGCTGCGACCTGCGCGGAGGCCTAGGGCCCTACCACCTCTTCACCTTGGCGCTGTGGTCGTGCGAGCGGCTGCCGTCCAGCTACCTCGGCCGGGACGAGAACGCGGCGCATGCCTTGCTGGGCCTCTTGGACGACCTCTCCGCCGGCTTGGCGCACCGGCGCCTCCCCAGCTACTTCCTGCCGCAGTGGAACCTTCTGGAAGGGCTCGCTCGGCCGGCTCTTGAGGGCCTGGCCCGGGAGGTCGCCTGGGTGAGGGCTGACCCGTGTCGGTTCCTCCGGCGAGCCGTGGAGGGCGCCAAGGAAGCCAAGCGGTTGGCCAAGGCCTTCAGGGAGCAGAGTGCGTCCCCCGCGGCGCCGTGA